Proteins co-encoded in one Capnocytophaga ochracea DSM 7271 genomic window:
- a CDS encoding M64 family metallopeptidase produces the protein MKHLFLVFFIVQSAFAQNSTVFDCSRSLRIDFNLLANAQRIEVIFQQLKSEPHWGGSHTHFVFPNLGNLRLQLFDGETLVFSKGFNSLADEWMEIEEAKTEKRLFYHAMQIPFPKKKLSLHIDKRNREGVFETIASREIDPNDYFIKEEKTVAFPVKKILYNGEASKKVDIAILAEGYTQAETEKFYADAQRMTDYMFTISPFDKLKNNFNVYAIAVPSQESGTDVPGKNIFKNTAFNSSFYTFNQERYLTTNSICEIADAASVVPYDQLYILVNTETYGGGGFYNHLNLGTADNDLSEKVYIHEFGHGFVGLADEYYYDWDPTFQEMYNTKIEPWEENITSLVNFESKWKDMVKKKTPIPTPRTPKYKDVVGAFEGGGYTSKGIYSPAQDCRMKSNEPKGFCPVCERAIRKIVDFYTK, from the coding sequence ATGAAACACTTATTTTTAGTTTTTTTTATCGTACAGTCTGCTTTCGCTCAAAATAGTACCGTTTTCGATTGCTCCCGAAGCCTTAGAATCGACTTTAATCTATTAGCCAATGCCCAGCGTATAGAGGTAATTTTTCAACAGCTCAAAAGTGAACCTCATTGGGGAGGCTCGCACACTCACTTTGTTTTTCCGAACTTAGGAAACCTGCGCCTTCAACTATTCGACGGCGAAACTCTTGTCTTCTCAAAAGGCTTCAACTCCCTCGCCGATGAGTGGATGGAAATTGAAGAAGCCAAGACTGAAAAACGACTCTTTTATCACGCTATGCAAATTCCTTTTCCTAAAAAGAAACTGTCTCTGCACATCGATAAACGAAACCGCGAAGGCGTTTTCGAAACGATTGCTTCTCGTGAGATTGACCCTAACGACTATTTTATAAAAGAAGAAAAGACCGTTGCCTTCCCTGTGAAGAAAATACTGTATAATGGTGAGGCTTCCAAAAAAGTAGATATAGCCATCTTAGCAGAAGGATACACCCAAGCCGAAACCGAGAAATTCTATGCCGATGCGCAACGTATGACCGACTATATGTTCACCATTTCCCCTTTCGATAAACTCAAAAACAATTTCAATGTATATGCCATAGCCGTACCTTCTCAAGAAAGTGGCACCGATGTACCTGGAAAAAACATTTTTAAAAACACTGCATTTAACTCTTCCTTCTACACTTTCAATCAAGAACGCTACCTCACCACCAACAGTATTTGTGAAATAGCCGATGCTGCCTCAGTAGTCCCTTACGACCAACTCTATATCTTAGTAAATACTGAAACTTATGGTGGCGGTGGTTTCTACAATCACCTAAATTTAGGCACTGCTGATAACGACCTTTCTGAAAAGGTATACATACACGAGTTCGGACACGGTTTTGTAGGTCTCGCCGATGAATATTACTACGATTGGGATCCCACTTTTCAAGAGATGTACAATACTAAAATTGAACCTTGGGAAGAAAACATTACCTCATTGGTGAATTTTGAGAGCAAATGGAAGGATATGGTAAAAAAGAAGACTCCTATCCCTACTCCTCGCACTCCTAAATATAAAGATGTTGTAGGTGCTTTCGAAGGAGGAGGTTACACCAGTAAAGGCATTTACAGTCCTGCACAAGACTGTCGTATGAAATCTAACGAACCAAAAGGCTTCTGCCCCGTGTGTGAACGTGCTATTCGCAAAATAGTAGACTTTTACACAAAATAA
- a CDS encoding head GIN domain-containing protein yields the protein MKYMKRIITFILVTLVVGIGYSQKKTEKSKEVITEDRKVANYDAIEVSGAYNLVLTEGEVGKIKVKGQKEVLSYLETKVFNNVLYISIDRKYSLKTSITVYVPIDTRLKRVIGKGAVDISTEKKLQVGSLLVKLEGSGDLEASITATSLDLQVAGAGGIDIAGETKNLSVYVKGAGDVDADELKAEKATLRIAGAGGISAYVTQEVDASIAGAGGITVKGNPPVFKKSVKGIGRIKIEE from the coding sequence ATGAAATATATGAAAAGAATAATTACATTTATCCTTGTAACATTAGTTGTAGGCATAGGATACAGCCAAAAGAAGACAGAAAAAAGCAAAGAAGTTATCACCGAAGACAGAAAAGTAGCGAATTATGACGCCATAGAAGTTTCGGGAGCTTATAACCTTGTGCTTACAGAAGGAGAGGTAGGCAAAATAAAAGTGAAAGGACAGAAAGAGGTACTTTCGTATTTAGAGACCAAAGTCTTCAACAATGTGCTTTATATAAGCATTGATAGGAAATACTCACTCAAAACCTCTATTACTGTGTACGTACCTATCGACACTCGTTTAAAGAGAGTAATAGGGAAAGGGGCTGTGGATATATCTACAGAAAAGAAGTTGCAAGTGGGTTCTTTGTTAGTAAAATTAGAGGGTAGTGGAGACCTTGAAGCATCGATAACGGCTACTTCACTTGATTTACAAGTGGCTGGAGCAGGAGGTATAGACATTGCAGGAGAAACCAAAAACCTAAGTGTATACGTGAAAGGTGCTGGCGATGTAGATGCTGATGAGCTTAAAGCTGAAAAAGCTACTTTGCGCATAGCAGGAGCAGGAGGCATATCGGCTTATGTAACGCAAGAGGTAGATGCTTCTATCGCAGGAGCAGGAGGCATTACTGTGAAAGGAAATCCGCCTGTATTTAAGAAAAGTGTGAAAGGGATAGGGCGTATTAAAATAGAAGAATAA
- a CDS encoding glycosyltransferase family 9 protein: MEHLAIFRMSAMGDVAISVPVVTAFSEQYPDVKITYLTRPLFAPMFSHIPNLEVFTPEINGKHSGLSGLYKLYKELMAKGIDGVADIHNVLRTNVLKFYFKGSKIPFKQIDKGRREKRALTSYKCKVFEPLKPSYERYADVFASLGFPIDLSEPYILPPEEPSETVQKLLCEGVHIGVAPFASYIGKQYPFEKMCEVITALSQRYDSGKIYIFGGGKEEEEQVSKINLPNAENMVGKLSFKQELELISHLDIMIAMDSGNAHLSAMYGIPTLTLWGVTHPYAGFYPYLQPKENALLADRERYPLIPTSVYGKKYPKGYEKAIETITIEEIMAKTEAILSDLTEEK; encoded by the coding sequence ATGGAACATTTAGCTATTTTTAGAATGTCGGCGATGGGAGATGTAGCCATTAGTGTGCCGGTTGTAACAGCTTTTTCGGAGCAATATCCCGATGTAAAAATCACTTACCTCACGCGACCGTTATTTGCACCGATGTTTTCACATATTCCTAACTTGGAAGTATTCACTCCTGAAATTAATGGAAAACACAGTGGTTTATCGGGGCTGTACAAACTGTATAAGGAATTGATGGCGAAGGGAATTGACGGTGTGGCAGACATTCACAATGTGTTGCGCACTAATGTACTGAAATTCTATTTTAAGGGTAGCAAAATACCTTTCAAGCAAATAGACAAAGGACGTAGAGAAAAGAGAGCACTTACCAGCTATAAGTGTAAAGTTTTTGAGCCTTTAAAGCCTTCGTATGAGCGGTATGCTGATGTGTTTGCTTCTTTGGGTTTCCCGATTGACCTAAGTGAACCATATATTTTACCGCCAGAAGAACCGAGTGAAACGGTACAGAAATTACTGTGTGAAGGAGTGCATATAGGGGTTGCTCCGTTTGCGTCGTACATAGGTAAACAGTATCCATTTGAAAAGATGTGCGAGGTGATAACGGCACTTTCTCAACGGTATGACAGTGGCAAGATTTACATCTTTGGAGGAGGAAAAGAAGAGGAAGAGCAGGTGAGCAAAATAAACTTACCTAATGCTGAAAATATGGTAGGGAAGCTCTCGTTTAAACAAGAGTTGGAGCTCATTTCGCACTTAGATATAATGATAGCAATGGACAGTGGGAATGCGCACCTATCGGCGATGTATGGAATTCCGACGCTTACCTTATGGGGAGTGACGCACCCTTATGCGGGGTTTTATCCTTATTTGCAGCCTAAGGAGAATGCTCTTTTGGCAGATAGAGAGCGGTATCCACTCATTCCTACTTCGGTATATGGGAAGAAATACCCAAAAGGTTATGAGAAAGCCATAGAGACTATTACGATTGAAGAGATTATGGCGAAGACAGAAGCTATACTAAGTGACTTAACAGAAGAGAAATAA
- the aroQ gene encoding type II 3-dehydroquinate dehydratase, with protein MKKIIIINGPNLNLLGIREPSVYGNQTFEDYLKELHRKYPDIELYYFQSNYEGALIDKLHQIGFEYDGIILNAGAYTHTSIAVADAVAAITTPVVEVHISNTFTRETFRHQSFLSPVVKGVIGGFGLKSYELALQSFID; from the coding sequence ATGAAGAAAATTATCATTATCAATGGCCCCAACTTGAACCTGTTGGGCATTCGAGAGCCTTCGGTTTATGGCAATCAGACCTTTGAGGATTACCTAAAAGAATTGCATAGGAAATATCCGGATATTGAATTGTATTATTTCCAAAGCAATTACGAGGGGGCACTGATAGACAAGTTGCACCAAATAGGTTTTGAGTATGACGGTATTATATTGAATGCAGGAGCCTATACGCATACCTCGATAGCCGTTGCTGATGCGGTGGCAGCCATTACAACGCCCGTAGTAGAAGTGCATATTTCTAATACTTTTACCCGTGAAACGTTTAGACATCAGTCGTTTTTATCGCCGGTGGTGAAGGGTGTAATAGGAGGTTTTGGCTTGAAGAGCTATGAATTGGCACTACAGAGTTTTATAGATTAA